The segment TATCTCACCCTGGGGGCCAAACAGCTGCTGGTCACAGTCTGGCAGGgcaaagggagaagagaaaatggCTTAGAGAAGTATCCAGCACCTCCAAGAAAGAAATCATTTAAATTAAACACAGGCAGAACAGTTTCTTTAGGGATTTTCATCTGGGAACCTTCAATCTGCAAACACTTGTGGGGGGGTTGTTTTAAAGCAAAGGGGGAGTCCACAATTAATACTGATTCCAACACTCCTCAAGAAGGGGATTGTTAGTTGCTAAAAATGAACAAGGTTTCCATAGACTTTCATAGGCAAGCACCATTCATGGAACCCTGTGGGCCTTAATCTAAAGCAAGAGCAAAGCTCTCAGTCCAGTACCTTGGTAATATTTTttggctgcagttctgctgttgTACTTCAGGATGACCCCGTTTCCTGGCAGCACAACACGCTGTTTCACAATCAGTGTGTTGGTTCTGGAATTTATCAGTGACAGAGGGAGCTTCCTGCAGCCTGTCCGCCACATCATTCGCCCAGAAAACAGCAGGACCTCACCTGGAACAGATGAGCACAGGCCTAGAAACACTTCTCTTTTGAGTAAAAGCCACAGTCTCTCTTACACAGGTCTGGAATCAAGTAATTTCTGCATCTTGTTTCTATCTTATCAAAATCTGTCATGAGAACAGGCCAGTTAACTAATCTAACTGCTGATTCCAGCTAGAGAGTACATTAGTTTGATACCAGGCTAAAACAAGCAGCTTCTTTAACCCCATAAACTCCTTTCACCTTTTATCTACCAACAAAACAGGTAAGAAACCACTGAGTGAAGGGAGGACAAGCAGCATCTTCACTTTGTTCCATCTGGCAACAACTTGGTGGAacagaaaaactcagaaaaatgctttcagagATTATTACAGAGGCTCCCAGAGCTTTTCAAGGCACCAGAAGAGATGCAGCTTGAGGTGCAGCTTTGCCaaagggccaggctggatcccagggctgcaggcagtACCTGCACTGCAGTTGAGGGAGCTCTCCAGGATGGTGACCGAGATCTCCTCCCGCAGGGGACGCCCGATGGCCACCGTGCAGTCCCTGCTCTCCACACCTCTCATGTTGATGATGCCAGTGGCATTGAGAAAGAGGTTTCCACACACACCTGGACAGTAGAAACAGGTGGGAAACACATAAGGAAGTAGAGGAAAACAACTCCCTTTGTGGCACAATGAACAGGTAAGGTCACATATTCTGGGTAAAGCACAGGAAGAGTCAAAGAATCCCAGAACCACAGAAGATCCTgagttgggagggacccacaagggTCATGAAGCccaactcctgaccctgcaGGACTAGCCCaggaatcacaccatgtgcttGACAGTGTTGTCTAAACACTCCCTGAAATCTTGAGCTGCTGTCCCAAGTCAGAATGAATTTTGGGAAGCACAGGGAAGCCAGTCATCGTTCCCAGCTCAGGTAACATGGATGTGCTGGAACAGCAGATTTCCCCTCCCAGCCAGATGGATTCCCTCCcatgctcctgtccctgtctggCAGCAGGATCacctcagcccagctgcacacaggaaGCTCCTTTTGGCCGTGCTCTCCTCACCTCCACCGGGCTTTGTCTGCTCTGGGGGCCCAGCAGACAGAGGGACATCCAGCTCcttgtgtctgtgctctgtggcagctgcagctgtgctcaggtgtgtggctgctgtcactggctgcagctctgccccaggggaCAGGGTCCCCTCCTGCTCAGGAcagggccctgcagagcagccacgCACCACGACGGCCTTGGGGAAGCGCCGGCAGAAAAGGGGGTTCACGGGCTTGTGGGTCAGAGAGCTGAGGCAGAAATCCTGCCTGGTCTGAATGCCATTCCCACAGGATGTTGAACACTGCAGAAGAAGAAACCCACAGGCTTTTATCCCAGCATTCCAGCTGGTGTTGTGAAATAAATGCATTGATAAGCTCATGCATGATCTGGGGGGCTTCCACCACTTGCCCTGCCAGTGCTCTTGTTCCATCAGCTATAAGATGCCCCACCTTCCAGGGGACCTTCCAAACTATATATTTAAATTGCAGAACCACttcctaaaaaaatcctaaaatatcTGCATTCCAATAGAAAACATGCCAAAACCATTTCTAAGCTGCAGCCAAAACTTTAGCTGAGGAAGGTGGGAAGCAAACCTACGGCTGCTAAACACAGGGCAGTGGAACGGATGGAAAACATCCCTGGAAACTGTTCAGCATTTCTGTGGGAAGCCAACAGACAAGGCAGAAGTTGTTATTtctcccctgcagcctccagggaagggaagagctgggaaacTGCTGCATCTGGAGGGGAGCAGGTACCTGTGACCACTCGCTGAAGCTCCACTCGTAGGAGCACGTTCTGatgacacaggggacactggtGAGGGGCTTCTCTGCCACAGGGCACAAATGTTCCTCCTGCAAGACCTCCTGGCCATGGAGGATCTGCACACAGGTGACCAGCTGCACTGCTaagcccagcccacagctggaggagcagggccCAGCTGGGGTTACCTTCCACctgacagggcagggaggatAAAAAGTGAATTAGTGATGAATCCTCACCCTGTctctcactgcagctccctcacccttccttcttcttcatcctCTGTCTCACATGGTCTGTGGTACTTGGAATGCAGCCTGGTGCAGGTTTGGAGTTGGACACATAGGGCATTCCCATTTTGCCAGGAGCCCAGAGATTTCAAATCCACACTGAATCTTTCTCTGTGTCCATCACCACCCTCCCCAGGGTAACACACACAGGCTTAACTGCAGAGCAATCTTATCTCCCtccaaaacacaaacaccacTGAGCTCTCAGATCAGGACCAGACCCAGAGGCCCTGGGAGTGGCATCCTGTAAGAAAAGttccagcagctttccagtCCCACAGCAAACAGGGCAGGGCAAGCTCACCACAAATCCTAAGGAAAGTACAATgcatttccttcagttttcagagcagctgttcTAGATTCTGAGAGTATTTAATTCTTGCTACTTTCCTTGATGCTCTGTGGAAACTGTACAGCTGGCAAATGTGTCACCACCTTCTGCAGCTATGGATTTGTTCCTGCTTTCCCAGAGCAATAAGGGATTGAgaggttttctgtttttctctggaCTCAGACTCTGAGGACTACACTTATTTCTGTCTGAGAAGCACCAGCCCAGGAAAGACTCTGAGATTGCTCAGTatggagcagtgctgcagttttTGTAGCTGGCTGTGCATCCAAAGAAGGGGAGAATAGCCTGACCCTTCTTTTACCATGTCGCtgcagacagagagagaaaggaaagacCCCTCACTGTCTCACTGTCTCCTGGTAACTGCTTTACCTTGGTGGGCAGGGGTTGAGATCACAGACTTCCACCCTGCTCTCTGGCTTTGGCACTGGCTGGCAGTTTTCCTCCTGAGTTTCTTCTTTGGTGTCAAAAGCCACACAAACATAGTGCAGCTGAGCATGACCTAGGAAGGGAAGCAATCTGACTGTGTGGTTTGGATGCAAGGGTTGAAAGTGTCACATCTGTGTGTACAAAACAAGCAAACTCTGCCCAAGCCATGCCACTCTTATTGCACTCATTCCCCCAGAAAAATTGTGATCACAGCCACCCTTAGACCTGTAGAGGGGGAAGGACCAAGTGGGCCCTGAGGTTCCCAGGCACTGAACTCACACCTACAGCCAGGCAacttctccctgcagcacagaaaggcCTCACCTCTACCACAGGAGACAGAACACTCCCCAGCTACAGGGCTCCAGACATACACAGTCTGATTTTGCTGCTGGACATGCCCAAGTGACTCCAGAGGCTGAGGTAAGTGTGCATCTTCCTCctcagaagagagaaaaaacagctgCCCTAAACAAACCACCAGGATGAACTGAGGAACCCAGCAGCATAACTAAAGAGGGAAGGAGCTGTCTAAAGTGACAGGATGAACTTTTAACTGGGCAGAGCATGGTGTAAACCACCCTCCAGGCTCCAGGAGTGAGCTGGTTGTTCTTAACTGGTGGATAAAAGTGCAAAGCTCCCAGTGAGGTTCCTGAAAAGCCAAGCCAGCAAACTCACTTTGTCCCAGCCCAAAGGGCAGACATTGACCACACATGGCACAAGGGAGAGGGGCTTTTCTTCTGCTGGGCACAAGCTGTCATCCACCACAGTCTCCAGGCCATCATGGTACTGCACACAGGTCAGGTTCTGCTGGGCAACTCCAGTCCCACAGACAGCAGAGCATTCACCTCTCTGAGACATCTTCCACCTGAGTGGGAGGCAATTGGCATCACCCCATTTCCCATCTGGATCAGCAGGGAGGTTTAACTCAGGGCTCTGGTTACAGAAATGGGTCATGCAGAGTGTTCAGCTTCTCTGTTTCAAAAGCCTTGCCTGGATGTGACTGAGGGAACAATTTAAGTCCTTCCACTGACAGATTTCAAGCTTTCAAGGACTAAAAGCACCTAAGCTAAGGGGCTATAGTTCAATCACTTTTTATTGAACACTAAAATGTCTCTGAGGTCAATGTCTGGGCAGGCTTGGTCTTCCTTCCCAAATAATCAACACAACCAACTCTCTTTGTTGGCATCATCTTGGAAAGGATGTGAGAGACATCTTCTTCTGGCCATACCCtcaaaatatcttcatttaGCAGATTACTGTAAAACAGTGAAGGAACATTTCCCATTCCTTCAGCTGACATCTCAATTATCTCACAGGACTAGGAAAGACAGAACATGGCTTGGGATCTGCTACTCCATTGTAATTAGGAGGAAACTACTTCAtacttctgtctttttttttactttgaacAGCACAAATACAGAACCTGGATTAAGgggcagagaaaagcaggatcTGAGCTCCCTGGAACACCAACCTGTAGAGGCAAGGCTCCATGGCACAGGGCTTGTGCtctgggaggggctgtggcagctccagaCACCTCTGATCCTCTGTTACTTCATGCTTGGTCTGATCAAAGCACACATGAGCCACTGGCTGCACCCCTGGGACACAAAAGGAACTGAAATTAGAACCAAAGTAATGGAAGGAAGATGCAGTGGTTTTGCTTTACTCAATCAGCTGGGTGAGAAAATGGACTGTGGGAATTCAGACTTCCTGTAAACACACAAACCCTTTATTGGTGCCATAACCTCCCTCAAGAGTTTTAAAGTGATTTTCCAAGGTGAGCACCCCAGCAGAGGAGAAGCTTGATTGATAACCCACTGCCAAAATGGAAAGGTTGTTCTAAATTGGCCATTTGAAAGAACAAGGATATCAATCataatttggaataaattaCTTCTAATGAGCTGACTGATGAGGGACAGCAAATAAGTTCTAGGAGGGAGCTGGTTTTAAATGCCATTGTGCAGAAGATAATATCATCACACAGTCCTTGTGCTCAAACACCCCCAGACTCCTCAAAGGCATCATCAACCAAAACCAGAGGAACTGGGAGAGAAACTGGAGACttccagtgcctgcagcaggcaaggaaagaaatattCATAAGCTACAGCTGTAAAGGAGATTTTCAACAATAAAGAACAAGCAAAGCAGATGAAAAGTCCAACTCAAAGAAATTACAAGCAAAGATAAAAGGAGTCTCCTTTCAGAGAATGGGCTACAAGGAGAGCCAGGCATTCCTGAATCTCAAGCAGCATGACCCTGAGCACCAAATGTCCAGAATCCATCAGCAGCCTTATCTGTGCTCTACCCTTGTTTTCAAATAATGACTATTGCTAAGGAGGGACTGAGAATCACTTTCAGCTCTCAAGGTGCAATTTCAGCCCAGATTCCCAACTTTCTGTTATTTTAAGTCCTGAGTTTCTcgttcttttttctgtttgtggcTGCATTAGCTGGAGGCTCTGGAGCATTTTGAGCTCTTCAGGGTTTCAGCAATCAGTTCACTTGGGGGATTTGCTGGAGAAAAGCTCTCCAGGCATAACTAGTTGTGTAGATTGACTTCCATAAATATTCATTAATGCATTTTCTAAATCCTTGTCACAGAAGTCTTGAGAGGCCTGACAGTGTCATCTGAATTATCTGGTAAACAAGATGTCAGGCCATCTATCAGAGTGAACTGTTACAATCTGCATTATGATTCCTTTAGGGAGACAGAAAGGATTAGCCATGGCACAAGAATAGAATTCTAAGAAGGAAGTTTCATAATTAGCTCTGAGGCTTTAATCAGACACCAGATACCCCTTTGGTCTCAGACTTCTGATGTTTAGCCAACTTCAAATTACAGTCTTCAGTAACTTtgaaaaatctgagaaaattatttagTCTTAAAACCAAGAGTTCAGTTAAAACTTGTTTAAAAATCTTCTCCGTGATCAAACATTTCCAGTATCATTTTGATGACTCAGCTCATTTGCTGATTTGTTAATTTAATTCAAAAGCTCCACCACTTTTTCCTTTGGTTCAGCTGAACACTAGCAAATGCAACAATCATTTCCAGCAATCTGCTTTGAAATTCAGTTCAGACCAAAGCAGAAGTCTTCATAAAAAGTAAAGACTGAGTCCTGCTGCCTCACCTTCCCCACAGGTCACTGAACATGGGCCCAGCTGAGGAATCCACAGATAGGTCAGGTTCTCCTTGGGGACAAAGTAGCTGAAGGTGATGTCTGGGTTGGTGGCATTGCCATATTCCTTTGTGTACCTCCTGTAGacctggggaaggaaaaactgTGGTCAATGCACAAGAAAACTTGGATTTATTTCTTAggatggaggaaggagaagCCAGTCTCCCTTCTTTGCATCCAATCCTGATCCTCACTGCAATGCCTCAGCCCCAGGCAGACACAGTCAGAGCACCCACCCTGTGAATTCTGGCACTGAAGGGTTGAACTCAGGGTGGTTTTCCCCACACAAtcacccccagcctgcaggatgCCTGTGGGCAGCCAACCCCCAGCCATTCCCAAGAAAAGCAATACTAGCACTCTTCAGTGAACCTCATCCCCCCCCTAGCTTTGGACACAAAGTCACCTGAATCCACCACATCTGGATTCTGCAgcaaaaccacccaaaccagGTCACCTCTGACTGGCCCCCTTCCAACTCTGCTGCTTTAATTCACCTGTATTTCAATTTCTTCCTGTGTTGGCCCATCCACGTGGATCTCCTCCAGGCTTGGCAGGTTGTCCTGGGTGAGGAACACTCGGTATTTGATCTGGTTGTCCTCCAGAACTGACGGGTAGGTGACATTCAgtgagatttttccttttccagccacCACATACTCTCCTTTAACCTTCACAGCTGGAGAaggtggaggagcagggaggttaAGAGAGATGATGTGGTAGGAACCCACTTTGTAGGAACCAGTTTGATCCAAGTTTGGCATGCCATGGAGTGTGGCACCTACAGCTTCCCACTGGAGAGCATCCCACAAGCAAAATGCAGcaccaaaaatcccatttctttgTTTGCACAAGCTCCTTTCAGCCCTGCCTGtatcctctcctctccttttcacTCCACTCACCCAGGTGTGTGAAGAGAGGCCTCCTGTTGGTGACATGGACCGAGGTGGTGTTGTAGGGCAGGGACAGAAATGTCACATACTCTGcaagggtgggaaggagaaagaTGTGATCACCTTCCACCACTGGAACTCTGTGGGAAAGGATGGGGATTGCAGCTCAACTCCTAAATTCACCCTGGCCCCGCTCCTTGCCTTGAACACAGTGATGGTGACACAGCAAACACAACTGAGCTGCATTCTGTGTCCTGTTCTCacatttctttggtttttagGTTCTCTGCTAACACCTCTACATGAGACTGCAAGAGCCAGACCAGGAAGCACGGGCAACACTCTCAAGGAAATGGTGGGATTGGTGGGCTgtcctgcagggccaggagttggaccCAATGGTCCTTTTGGATCCCTTCCTATCTGGGATAtttatggttctgtgatttgatatcacccccagctccccacaaTTTACAGGACTTCCCAAACAGTCACATTTCTGATCCACACCCAGAGAATTATGACAAAAAAAGGCATTCTGCCTACCTCCCTCAGCACTGACCACACAAAATCCATCTCCACATCctccataaaataaaatcaagcagaagggaaaaatcaTATACAGAAGATTTGGAATACAAACAGCACCACAAtgcagaggctgagggagaggACTACACACCTTGAGCTTTCCCTTCTGTGTAGGATCCACTGACTTTGGTGCAAGTGGAGTTATCACCCCCACAGACCTTGCAGGGATCCATGGCCTTCCTGGAGCCCATCTGGCCGTCACACCCGAATGCCTGAGCAGAGGGGAGAGTCTGTCAGCCTGGCCTGCTCTGAGAAAACAAGCCAGCAAAAGCAACATTGCCTGAGTTCCTGAAACTGCCCTTTCCATCTGGAATTTGGATTTAGgaaaacaacaaaggaaaagatGTGTTTGTACCTAGACCTGCCACTGGACAGCAGCGTGCAAAGCCAAGGACTGGGAGGTCTTAGCTGAGAGCACAGCTCTCAGTAACTGTGACATTTGCTTTCCCACAAGAAGCAgcccaaaaaaatctctcctgTGACCTAAACCCAAACCTCTGTGCTCTCTTCTGTGAACCCTttctggagggagggaggaagggaggaaaaaacaaaagcccaGGAGAACACTAAACATGAATGGCAGGTTCTAAAGGAATCTTTAGCTCCCCAGACTCCAAAGCCAAACCTAGCCCACATCACTTCAGTCCCATGGAACTCAGAAGAGAGATTCTATCCCCATTCCCACGAACTAGACTAATTTACACAAAGCTACAGGAGGATCTCAGCAGGCTTAACAGCAAAACATGTGCAACTGCTGAATTTATGCTGGAGCCACTGATCCCAGGCTTTGGAAGCTGCCATAACATGCATATTTATCACTGCTGCCAATGAAACAGCCAAAATCAGAACAGGTTCTGCCTACACCCTCTGCTGTTCATGGGGGGAAACACTTCACAAAACATGGTGAGCACGAGGATAAtgagaaaaacataaaattgaCAAAGAGTATTCTGGGAATGtaaagaaacaacagaaaacatcCACCCGGGTCAGCAGTGAGCAGTTCCTAAAATGCAGACAGGGCGGGGGAGTTGTGTCCAAGGTCATCAGGAAAGAATGCCTTCCTCAGGTCCAGTCCAGAGCTAAACTCCAGAAGTTATGCTTCAGTTTTGATCAACCATACTCCAAAAATCAATTTGTCAACTCGTGATCCCCAGTTTTTGCTCCTTATCTTGCCACTGACTCAGTGATTCAAGCCATGGAACTTCCCTCCAAGACAGTCAGCATTTTATGGGGCTAATTACAGCAGGCAAGCTGAGCAGTTAATGATGTCTGCTCCACCAACACAAAAACCAATTGCTTCTTGGATTAGGGATGAATAGCCCTGTGTGTTTACTGCATAATTAGCAGAATGTCTTATCTAGAGGGCATTGGATGCACAGACAGAACAGTACATCTTTGGACTCCATCCAACATACCAAGAACAAAACTCTCTTCTGAGAAGAGCTCGCTCTGCTGTTTGGGACACTGTGGTATTTTCCTAGCAGGATTTTCCCTGATTCCTTTGGTGCAGACCACCTGCCAGGGTTCAGCTGGACTCCCCAGTCACTTACTCTGCATCTCCCCATCACACACAGATGGAGATCCCCGTGGTGCTCCATGTCATCCTGCTCACACCTGGTTCCATCCAGGAAATTGTCCCCACGGCTCACCATGAACTCCttgcccacagccctgcacatgTGCTTGCAGAGCAGGtcccctggagcaggcaggcacAAGGAAGGAGTTACTCTTGCAGGAAAGCACATGGCTGCTCATCAAACAATGGGAAAAacccagagaggttgtggactcccatccctggaagtgtccaaggccaggctggagcagcttggcatagtggaaggtgtccttgccatggtgggatgagttttaaggtcccttccaacacatacctttctgggattctgtgatctctCAGGTTTCATGTGAACACAAAGCATTCAGTGAAATAGCCTTTTCATCCCAAAGTACAGACAGGTCCATGAGCAGCCCCTGCACAAACTGAGGTTCCAGACACTCCTTACCTTTGGCAAAGCCAACAGCAGAGGTCCAGGTATAAAAGGATGGTGTTTCTACATCAAGGTACAGTGGCTTTAAATTTGTTGCTGCACATTGTTCAGCCATGAAGTCCTGCTGGGTCATCAGACAGGCCTGGATCCCAGAGAGATAATTGTGTAAGGAAAGGAAGTGACTGAGCACTGACATTTAACCCTCTAGCTAAAGGCAAAATGCAATGGCTGGTGAGTAAAACACCCAAacaactggaaagaaaaaaaaacactttaaaggGAGGCTGCAGGATATGAAGACAATTGTGCTTGGAAGCTGATATCATTGCAatttatacaaaataaatagataaGGAAAATAGGAATGATGCAAGAAAGTCCCTCTTGTCATTGTGAGTCACTATTTTCTCAGCATCTGTCCTGCTATGGGGGGTTAGAGAAAATGCTTCATTACATGTGAACAATGCTATTAAATAATCCTGCTGCCTTCCATGGCACAAATACCTCTCCTGCTGTCAGACAGATGGAGGCTGTACACCAGATCTGTACCAGAGCAGTCAGCTGTGGGAAGGacagcccaaaaacacccaGCCCTCAAAGGGTTCAACAGTAAGACAGAAGTTCAGGTGTTGCTGAGCTGCATTACCTGTGTATTGCACATCTCTGCTTGCATGCTGGCACCGTGGCACTCCTGCCCCCCAAAAGCAGGCCTGGAAATGACAGAATTGCTCAGCAGGGGCAGGTTTGTCCCAGGCAAAGAGGAAGACTCAGCCCCCaggccctgagcacagcccatgTCTCACCTGGGGTTGTTGCAGAAGCGCTGCCTCAGCAGCACCCCCCCCCCACAGCTGCGggagcagggggacagggggctCCAGGCAGACCAGTGCCCATGGACCACAGCCATGGGGTTCAGTTCCTCCAGAGAGCTGCACTGACCCTTGAAGCACCACTAGGACCAAGAACACACAGAACTGGCAGCAGTgaacacagcagggctggggtttaAAAGGTTGGCACAAGTCCCTGTCTTTGGCAGGCCAGTATCAGAGAATCCCAAGGTGAATGAGGCACCTTCTCACAAGAGGCTGAAGAGTCCCCTTCCCCTAACATGAGGTTGGGGTCAAAGCAAAGAGCAGGCAGGTCATTTCAAGTAGAAGGACAGCTCAGATATCAGATATCAAAGCAACTCCAGAGATAAAGACAAGGTGGAAAGACCAAGATCAGGCCATAACAGTACCAGTTTAGGACTGGTTTTAGCTCCCTGGCCAAGGGGCACTGAATGCCATGTAACTTCCAGACACTGACAAAGCTTTGCTGTCTCCACACCCACTCCTGGTGGGAGCCTCCTTACCTTGTTGATCCCACACTCAGTTCCATCCAGGAGGGGAACCAGAAGCCGAGTACAGCTGGATTTGTCTGCTGGTTGTACGTGGCATGAGAGAACTTTACAGATGTCCTGGTGTGGCAAGAAAACCAAGGAGTTCAGGGAGTCAGGCTCAACAACACAGCAGTCCCAAAAGTCTAAATTGTGCATGGTTTTCCCAGACACCCAAAAGTGCAAGTTCCTTaatttttcctgctattttGCAAAAGCTGTGGGCAAGTCAGAAAGTCATCACTGTAGTGATCACCAGCTGTAATGCTGGAAGATGATCAACTGAAGCAATTAAAGTTTCACCCACCTTAGTGTTTCCTCATTAACAAAACATGTCCAGATGGCAGCTATTAAACACGCTGTGCTTCCCAGACAAAGGGATTTGAGCCATGGCAGGGAAGCTGGAGGAATCCAGTGAACAAGAATTCCCCAAGGCAGGACCCTGAGTGGgtgcacccagcactgccagctgtgcaCAACAGCACCCAACTGTGTAAACCTTACAGGAGATTTATGTGGAGGAAGGAAGTGatggagagaaaggaaacattttgaaagctttGCCAAGAAATCTGTGGCAGAAAAGCACCTTCGATCTCTTCAGAATAAAAACgctgccagcccctcctcccAAATTTTGGCTCCTGaacatttccctgctgctcttaGCAAGACAGACAAACTTTCTACCTACAACATTGCTGTCAGCAAAGGTGCAAGCTGTGGCCAGACTGCCAAAGGCAATTTTACACTGCTCATCTGCTCCGTAGTACAAGCCAGGCTTCCACCCCGGGATGCTGCCGTCCATGTCCGGCAGGTCATTCAAGCAGCTTGTTTGGCCTGTACTGATAGAAACATGAGGAATAACACTTTCCCAGCTGTGGCTAGTGAGGACAAGGACATGTTTGCAAACTTGTGCTGAGTTTCACTCTGGGAgttggctgctgctttcccagacAACACATGCTCGctgtgggctgggatggatttagttgcagcagctgcctggagtTGCTCGCagttccctgctgctggagttctatcccattcctgtcctgcacccagccagcacagcctgcagtgcctgTCTGAGCCTGGATGCTCTGATGTTGTAAATAAAATGTGCAGGCTGAGACAGTGTCTGAGAAATCCAACCCAGCCCAGGCACACCAGGCACCAACCAAAGCCACTTCCAGCTACATGAAGCAAAACCTGGGTTTAACCTCTGCAACAAGTGCTAAGAAATAAAGAAACCCCAAGCTTTTCACTGTTCCTCATTCTTCAATAAACTTTTTTATTCCTTGAGTTTTTCTCTCCtaagctcccagcacagggaactGAAGAGCTCAACCATTCCCTTACCTGACAATAGCCAGGAACTGCTCCCGACTGCACGGAGACCAGGTGAGGTCGATGCTGTTGTGGTTTCCTGCTGAGCCCATGATGtaaccactgctgctgcacagattCCCCTCTCCATCGTGGGCAATGCCAAGGCTGcaacagaagcagcacagagccctgaggagaagaaACCCAAAGGCTGGATTCCCTCAGAGCCTCCCTTCTCTAAGCAAGGACTgagctccctctgcagcccttcctTCTACTGTTGTCACAAAGGGTTTCTCTCCTCTTTGCAGCTTCTAATTGTCACAGAATATGCAGGGATGCAAGAAATGCAAGGAATTCTTTCCAAAATAATCCATGATGATGACCAAAAGGTTTAGAATAACCAATGGGAATTTCCCTTTTATGTCAAGAGGTCCTTTTGCCTCTTTCCTTAAACTGGAGGGTGTTTTTACCTGAATAAAACCTactgggctgctctggcagtTTCCCACTGACCTGTGCCCAATCTCATGGGCTATGGTGACTCCAAGGTCAAAGCCAGTGTCCTGGGTAATGACACAGCTCCAGAAGGAGGAGCAGACTCCCCCTAACTGAGTTACTCCACGAAGCTCCTTGTTCCCATCAGGCAACTCCAGGTCAAACCTAAAGTAagggagacagagagaaaagagcaaagaacCCCCACAGCTAAAAAAGTCAGGTCTAGACATTGAGCTGAATTTATCTGAGCTTTCCTAGTCTGGCTTTGCCAGCTATATAACATTTCTTTTGACATGAGTGCCCACTGCTCAAATTTTATGATgattccacattaaaaaaatccaagataACAGAACTGAATAAACTatttcccagtccctcccagggcagggagctcag is part of the Oenanthe melanoleuca isolate GR-GAL-2019-014 chromosome 17, OMel1.0, whole genome shotgun sequence genome and harbors:
- the ADAMTS13 gene encoding A disintegrin and metalloproteinase with thrombospondin motifs 13 isoform X2, translated to MTVSWALRALAVLPLGLCWLPEKFLGALDAEDVLSYFGSSSVADVPEFVVAEPTCPCKEEHFGLEPCPVQHCSIQAWGQLYAFEFLEDHTLLSSSFVSSQVVNSSFILLKRFPGNCFAGGKSLQPPGARSRVTFCEGQLQGVITVGEEKIHIRPVRSKDVALLKDLGFSSPHILFKSAAREAKPARGWAPPRLHKRAEAAVKHLELMVVAGPDVYLYHKEDTERYILANLNIGAELLRDASLGAHFRVHLMQMLVLREPEAEVNITTNITSSLISVCEWSKKVNPQNDSDPQHADIVLYITRFDLELPDGNKELRGVTQLGGVCSSFWSCVITQDTGFDLGVTIAHEIGHSLGIAHDGEGNLCSSSGYIMGSAGNHNSIDLTWSPCSREQFLAIVSTGQTSCLNDLPDMDGSIPGWKPGLYYGADEQCKIAFGSLATACTFADSNVDICKVLSCHVQPADKSSCTRLLVPLLDGTECGINKWCFKGQCSSLEELNPMAVVHGHWSAWSPLSPCSRSCGGGVLLRQRFCNNPRPAFGGQECHGASMQAEMCNTQACLMTQQDFMAEQCAATNLKPLYLDVETPSFYTWTSAVGFAKGDLLCKHMCRAVGKEFMVSRGDNFLDGTRCEQDDMEHHGDLHLCVMGRCRAFGCDGQMGSRKAMDPCKVCGGDNSTCTKVSGSYTEGKAQEYVTFLSLPYNTTSVHVTNRRPLFTHLAVKVKGEYVVAGKGKISLNVTYPSVLEDNQIKYRVFLTQDNLPSLEEIHVDGPTQEEIEIQVYRRYTKEYGNATNPDITFSYFVPKENLTYLWIPQLGPCSVTCGEGVQPVAHVCFDQTKHEVTEDQRCLELPQPLPEHKPCAMEPCLYRWKMSQRGECSAVCGTGVAQQNLTCVQYHDGLETVVDDSLCPAEEKPLSLVPCVVNVCPLGWDKEEDAHLPQPLESLGHVQQQNQTVYVWSPVAGECSVSCGRGHAQLHYVCVAFDTKEETQEENCQPVPKPESRVEVCDLNPCPPRWKVTPAGPCSSSCGLGLAVQLVTCVQILHGQEVLQEEHLCPVAEKPLTSVPCVIRTCSYEWSFSEWSQCSTSCGNGIQTRQDFCLSSLTHKPVNPLFCRRFPKAVVVRGCSAGPCPEQEGTLSPGAELQPVTAATHLSTAAAATEHRHKELDVPLSAGPPEQTKPGGGVCGNLFLNATGIINMRGVESRDCTVAIGRPLREEISVTILESSLNCSAGEVLLFSGRMMWRTGCRKLPLSLINSRTNTLIVKQRVVLPGNGVILKYNSRTAAKKYYQDCDQQLFGPQGEIVNPVQLPEERQELVCRTFITVAPRQRISIRALHTDLGPEGNHTHFNYILVRDVSTMKTVVFRGKQQFLWQSTGSQAEIEFHENVKDHRTHFWAEYHAIEPK